The window GGGATCATGTGATCGAAGAAATGCTCCGGGGGCTCGGCGCCCGTGTGATCGAGATCGAAACGGCGTTCGATCCCGAAGGCGGTGCCTATTCCGGCGGCGGCCAGGCGCACGATGCCGGCCATGGTCACGCCCATCATGGGCACGATCATCACGATCACGGCCATCACGATCATGGTCACCACCACGATCACGCGGTTCATGATCATGCTGGCCGTCAGAGCCATGATCATCACGGGCATGACCATCACGACCACCATCACCACGACGAGCCCTGCGGTCACGATCATGCTCATGATCACCGGAAATAAGCCGGACAAAGGCAGCCGCAAGCGCAAGGGCGCTGCCATCGCGCGCAGCGGGAGTCCCGACCCGCCAGCCGCTCCCGTTCCGGCCACGGATGACCGTGCCGCTCTCTATCGGTTGATGACATGGTTGTCGCCGTCGTTTCCGGTCGGCGCCTTTGCCTATTCCAGCGGCCTGGAATGGGCTGTCGAAGCCGGCGATATCACCGACAGCACGTCACTGCGGGAGTGGCTGGGCTCGATGCTCATCGATGGAGCCGGCTTTAACGACGCGGTTTTTCTCGCCCACACCCATCGCGCGCTCACTGCGGGGGATGCGGCGGCTCTGGCCGATGTTGCCGCGCTCGCTGCAGCCATGGTGCCATCGCGCGAGCGGCAACTGGAAACCGCCACCCAAGGGCGGGCCTTTATGGATATCGCGCGTGCGGCCTGGTCCTGCGCCGCGCTGGAGCAGGCGATCGCGGGATTGAAGCAGGCTCCGGTTTATCCCGTCGCGGTCGGTCTTGTCAGTGCGGCCCATGGCATCGCCTTGGCGCTGACCCTGCACGCCTTCCTGCATGCGCTGACGGCGAACTGGATCTCGGCGGCGGCGCGGCTGGTTCCGCTCGGGCAGACCGACAGCCAGCGAACGCTGGCGAGTCTCGAAGAGATCGTCGGTGCGACGGGCCGGCGCGCGTTTGAGGCGACGCTGGATGATCTCGGCAGTACCACCTTTCGCGCCGATCTCGCCAGCATGCGTCATGAGGCGCAATACACCAGATTGTTCCGGTCATGAGCAGGGATCTGCTCCAAGCGATGAGAAACTGACATGCCTCAATTTCACGGCCCACTTCGCGTTGGCATCGGCGGCCCGGTGGGATCGGGAAAAACAGCGCTGATGGATCTGCTCTGCAAGGCGATGCGTGAGCATTACGACATCGCCGCCATCACCAACGATATCTACACCAAATGGGATGCGGAATATCTGGTGCGATCCGGTTCGCTGACGGCGGATCGCATCGCCGGCGTCGAGACCGGCGGCTGTCCCCATACGGCGATCCGTGAAGATGCATCGATGAATCTTGCCGCGGTCGCCGACATGCGGGCGAAATTTCCCGATCTCGACATGATCCTGATCGAATCCGGAGGCGACAATCTGGCGGCGACCTTTTCGCCGGAACTGGCGGATCTCACGATTTATGTCATCGATGTCGCGGCCGGCGACAAAATTCCCTCCAAGGGCGGACCGGGCATCACACGCTCGGATCTGCTGGTGATCAACAAGATCGACCTGGCCCCCCATGTCGGCGCGTCACTGGAAAAGATGGATGTGGATGCACGTCGCATGCGCGGCGAGCGGCCCTTTGTCATGACCAATCTGAAAAAGAGCGAAGGCCTCGACCGCATCATTCGTTTCATCGAAACCAAGGGCGGCCTGCGCGCGCCGGCCGGCGCCAAGGCCGGGTGATCTCTTCAGGCTCCGGTCGTGGTGAAATCCGCATTGCGATTTTCAGGAACGGACTGGGGCGTTTCGTGTTGTGTTGTCATGAGACACATGCACCAGGCACAGCCCGATGATCGGGCCCGGGATTATGGCAATGCCTTTCTGGCGCTGACGCTGCTCGGCATCGTCATGATGGTGTTTGGGCTGGCGCTGGCGACGGCGTAGCATCGGGCATCCTTTGTGGCTCCCCACCGACAGCTTTGATCGCTCCCTGAGTGAATCCGCCAGCTACTGGAAAACAGCAGTCCCGTCGCCAACCGGGTTGTCGGCCGCGGTTGGCCGGGCCGCCTTTCTTTCGACTGGCATGGAACAAAATGGCAGCTTAATCTTTGATTTGCCTATCGCTTGCATGGAACAGGTCATTAACCCTCAAGGGGGCAATTGGGCGTATCGTGTATCGATGACTGTTCGCATTGCTGATCGCCGCATTGCCGATTGTCCACAGCGTTGGTCCGAGGCATTTGCCGTCGTCCGGCTCCCGTGGCCGGGGTAGAGCTGTGTTCAGGCTTGGTTTCCTCATTGGATTGATCGCGCTGATCGGAGTTCTGATCTCCGGGCTGGTCGCGTATCGCGTGTACCATCAGGAAATATCGCTCGACGATGCGGCGCTGCAGCGTTCGGTCGATATCCACGCGCGACTGGTGCAGGATCGCCTGAGCGAGCGAGAGCTGTTGACCCGCATCATTGTCGGCCTGATCCGCCGGCCGTCCCTGCTGCAGGGGAATGTCCTGGAGCCGCTGCGCTCATCGATCTATGCGTTCAAGACCGATTTTGTGGTCGCCAGCTGGGTGGCGCGGGTTCCGCCGGCGGGCCTGACGAGTGCCGAGAAACAGCTGGCCACGGCGGGTTTCTCCCGTCCCAAGATTCGCGACGCCGAAGATCAGGTTCTCAATCTTGCCTCGATCACTCAGCCGACCGACGTGCTGATGGATGTCGAGCCGCGGAATGACGAAACCTTGACCTTCCCCGGGCGAACGCTCGACCAGCATCCCGTGCTCGGCCCGTTGCTGGCCCGCGCTGCGCTGGAGGGCAAGCCACTGTGCTCGGATCCGCTGGTGTTGATGCGGACCAATGGTCCGGTCGGGGTCGTGCTGGTCGCGCCGGTAACACAGGACGGCAGCAGCAGCGTTGCCGGCTTCATCATGTTCTCCTATCGCATTGCGCCGCTGATCCTCGCCAACGAAGACACCAGCCCCTTCGATGTGGTGCTGCGTGATCCGCGCGAGCTCTCCAAGGAGCTGAAGGCCGACCCGCAGGGGATGGTGACGGCCGTGACTGCGCGGCAGGACCCCGCGACCCCGATGCTGCGGCGTATTGTCTCATTCGGCGGCAAGGATTGGGCGCTGGGCTATTACCCCAAAAACAATTCGAGGGCGCGCGGCGAAGAACTGGCGGCCATTGTGGCGATCATCGGCGTCGCGCTGACCAGCATCATCTGCGGCCTGTTCGGCTACGTCATCTACAACAACATACGATTGAGCCGGGAGATCGAGGTCAGGATCGGCTTCGAGAATCGTCTCACCGCGGTGATCGGCGAACTCAATCATCGTGTGAAGAACATTCTTGCGGTGATTCAGTCGATCGTGACGCGCACATTGCGTCATGGCACCGACGTCGATTCCGCGCGCGAACTGCTGATCGGCCGCATTCATGCGATGTCGAACGTGGTGTCCCTGCTCAGCGACAGTCAGTGGCAGGGCGTGAAACTCAGAGGGTTGCTGGAATCCCGCGCGATTCCCCATGCGGAACGCATCGCGCTGAGCGGCCCCGATATTGCGGTCAGTCCGCGGGCGGCGCAAAGCCTGTCGCTGCTGTTCTTTGAATTGGCCTCTCATGCGGACGAAGGCCTGTCGCTGGTCGGCAAACACCCCAACATCTCGGCGCAATGGCATGTGATGGGCCAGGGCAAGGATGCGATTTTTGATTTTCGCTGGGAGGAGTTCAATACCAGTGCCGCGACGCGGCGTCCGGACAGCGACTTCGGTGTTATCCTGCTCGATCGTGTCGCCCCCGAAGCGCTTGGTGGAGCCTCGAAGCGGTATTTCACCGATGTGAGTTATGTCTATGAACTGACGGCGCCGATGGAGACCGTGGTCGATCAGGCGGAGCTCGACCGCACCGACCGTCTCGCAGCCCCCGTCAACACCGGCAAACGGAAATAGCTCCGTCGATGCGCCTGCATCGCGGCTCGCGGCATCCCGGCTGATGATTCGATTTAGGCCGCGTCTGCTTCACGCGGCGTTTAATTCAAGCAGCGCCAGGACGGCCACCGCCTGGTGGCCGTCCTGTTCACATTTTTCAATTTATGTGCGGAGCGTTATCTGCCACCGATCACGGCACGGACCGTATTGTCCGGCCCGAAGTCATCGGCGCCTTCCACATAGAGCAGATTGCTCAGTTTCGAGCGCGCGCGATTGACGCGACTCTTGATGGTGCCGACCGCGCATCCGCAGATCGCCGCAGCATCTTCGTAGGAAAAGCCCGATGCCCCGACCAGGATGAGGGCCTCTTTCTGGTCTTGCGGCAGCTTTTCCAGCGCGACGCGAAATTCCTCGAATTCCAGGTGATGGCTTTGACCCGGTTGGGACTTCAGCGTCTTGGCATAGCTGCCATCGGCGTCCTCGACCTCGCGCCGGCGCTTGCGATAGTCGGAGCGAAACAGGTTTCGCAAAATCGTGAACAACCATGCCGGCATGTTCGAGCCCGGCTGGAACGATTCGATGTTCGCCAGCGCCCGCAGCAGGGTTTCCTGCACAAGGTCGTCGGCCCGGTCGCCGTTGCCGCTGAGCGAAATCGCGAATGCGCGCAAACTCGGCACGCACGCGAGCATGTCGTCACGAAGCTGATTGGTGAGGGGCATTAGTCCCTCCTGTCGTTTTTGGTCACCAGATCTCCGGCATCGGCGGTGTCGAGTTTGCGGATCAGCTCCGCAAAACGATCGGGGACCCCCTGTCGGACGACATCATCGTACATCGCCCTAAGCTGATGCCCGATGCGGGATTGAATTTCGGCATTCAGTCCACCTGGCTTGCCGGTGGATGGCTTGCGTTTTGGATCATTCATGAGCTGTTCCGTAACTTCCCCAGGAGCTAAGTTCCTCGAAACAAAAGGCTTTTCTGGAGGGCGAGCCTTTCTCGTCGGGCGTTAGTGCAGGCGTAATGCGACAGACGGGATAAAGTTCCAGAAATCTCGGAACTTTCGCTGGGCTGGGACGTAATCAATCGCAGGTGGGAACCCCGGCGATTCCGGGGTTCTGCGCTTGAGCGAATGAAATGGATGGAGGGGGGATGTCTCGTTCCCAGGTCGTTGCCGAACACTTGCCGTTGCTTCGCCGCTATGCCCGTGCCCTGTCGGGCAACCAGGCGTCAGGCGACGCCTATGTCGCCGCCATGCTGGAGGCGCTGCTGCAGGATCAGTCGCTGCTCGATGAGAAGAACGGCCCTCGCGTAGGCCTGTTTCGGCTGTTCACGCAGATATGGAATTCCGTTGCGATCAATGACGGCGCCGATGCCTCCGTGGCCTCGATCCCCTCCGAGCGGCGGTTGTCGAACATTACACCGTTGCCGCGGCAGGCTTTTCTGCTGTTGTCGCTGGAAGGCTTCTCCGAGGACGAAGTGTCGTTCATCCTTGACACCAGCGTCGCTGAGATCCGCCAGCTGACTGACGCCGCCGGCCGCGAACTCGCTGCAGAGATTGCGACCGACGTCCTGATCATCGAGGACGAGACGTTCATCGCGATGGATCTGGAGAGCCTGGTCAAGAATCTCGGACACAATGTGATCGGCGTGGCGCGAACCCATTCCGACGCCATCGCGCTGGCCAAGAGCCATCGGCCTGGCTTAATCTTGGCCGACATTCAGCTGGCGGATGGCAGCTCAGGCCTTGATGCGGTCAACGAGTTGTTGCGCGTTTTCGAGGTCCCCGTCGTGTTCATCACAGCCTATCCCGAGCGCTTCCTCACCGGCGAACGGCCGGAGCCGGCGTTTTTGATCTCCAAACCGTTCCAGCCCGCCATGGTATCGGCGGTGGCGAGTCAGGCGCTGTTCTTCCAGCGCAACTCGCGCAACCGCGCGGGCAAGGTCGCCGCTTCATAAGGGCTGCTGAAGCCCGCAAACTGCTGATACAGGATAAGCATTTTGAACGGGCCTCGGTCATGACCGGGGCCCGTTTTGTTTCTGGCGTCGTTTCCGGATGGGAGCCAGATCCTTGAAAACAAGGGGAATGTGAAAACAAAAGAAAAGCGGGACGCCGCCGGCATCACCACGGCAGCGTCCCGCGTTGACCGGTTAATTAGGGGCAGGGGGAATAACCGGCTGCAGAAATGACTCCGTACGTCTGAGATCGTTCCGCGCGGGGCAAGGAATTTTTTTTGGAATTTTTTGGAAATTTTTTTCAGACGGTGAATTTTTTCGGCACTTCGACCGACAAACAGTGGAACCAGATCGATCCCGTCTCTGTTGTCACTGCAAATCAGAAAGTTGGAAGACAACGGGTTGATCGCGTCAGGGCAGCGGCGAGGCGCAACATGTCTCATATTTCAACAGGTGCTTTGGGTTTGATTGCGGCGTCGCTGGCTTTCAGCGGTGTGCAGTTCGGAATGGCGTCGGACGGCGGCGTTGGCGGTGCTACCGCACTCCGAGGAAGCGTCAGCCATGATGCCGTTTTTGTCGTGAACCGCGACGCCAAATCGGATCGCGACGCAGGTGCGGCGACCCAAGCGGGCACGGTGACTCTGTCGTTTCAGGTGCCCGGCCTGAAGGATGGTTCGGTGGCCATGCGCATGCCGACCGCGGACGCCATTCGTTTGCGTCCCGCCGTCAACAACGCCAAAGCCAGCAATACCCCGCGACGCAGGACCGTGGCTTGCGAGCCGGTGGTGAGTGTCCTGACCGACGTTGCGAAGCACCTTGAGCCGGGACGCTGCATCACCTGACGAGGTGATATCCTGAATCCTTGATATCTCGAACAAACGGTGCCGCATGGTTGTGGCGCCGTTTGTGTTTTGGCTGCGTTTGTGTTTTGGCTGGTTGTGTTTCGAAGGCACTGGGATTCGACGCGGAATCGCTGCCGCTCAGGCGACAGAGGACTACTCCGCAGGATCTTCTTCGGGCGCTTTTCGCTGCGCCATCAGGCCGAACGCAATGCCGCCGACGGCCAGCAAAGGCAACAAGCGCTTCACTCCCACGGCCCGGACGATCTGAAGCCCTGCCGCCATCATCATGGGATCGCTCATCACGGTGGCGAAAGCTGATTTGGTATTGGCTTTCGCGGCTGCCTCGACGGCTCGCCGCGTGCGCCGGCGTCGATACAGGTAGATGCCGGTCACGATCAGTGTGACCACGAAGAAAAATGCGGCGCCGGACAGGCAGGCCGGGACGATACCGTATTGCTGCAGCACATATGAGAACGCCGCCGCGCACAGGAATGTGAGAGTAATGAATAAGGCAATCGAAATGGCCGCGATCAGCGCTGTCATGCGCAATGCGACGCCGGTCGAAACCTTGAGATCATCGATAAAGTTCTGCAGCATCAAAATCGCCTGTTGTTGAAAGACTGCGTCACGCAAACTGCGATCCAGCAATGCTGGCTGGATCGCTGTATCCGTAAGTCCCGTGGTGGTGACGTCAGCGGCGCCGGATCAGCGGCGCCACGTCACGCCGATCAGAAAACCGAGGCCGATCGCAAGACCGACCGCAGC is drawn from Bradyrhizobium prioriisuperbiae and contains these coding sequences:
- a CDS encoding urease accessory protein UreF, whose translation is MTWLSPSFPVGAFAYSSGLEWAVEAGDITDSTSLREWLGSMLIDGAGFNDAVFLAHTHRALTAGDAAALADVAALAAAMVPSRERQLETATQGRAFMDIARAAWSCAALEQAIAGLKQAPVYPVAVGLVSAAHGIALALTLHAFLHALTANWISAAARLVPLGQTDSQRTLASLEEIVGATGRRAFEATLDDLGSTTFRADLASMRHEAQYTRLFRS
- the ureG gene encoding urease accessory protein UreG, coding for MPQFHGPLRVGIGGPVGSGKTALMDLLCKAMREHYDIAAITNDIYTKWDAEYLVRSGSLTADRIAGVETGGCPHTAIREDASMNLAAVADMRAKFPDLDMILIESGGDNLAATFSPELADLTIYVIDVAAGDKIPSKGGPGITRSDLLVINKIDLAPHVGASLEKMDVDARRMRGERPFVMTNLKKSEGLDRIIRFIETKGGLRAPAGAKAG
- a CDS encoding CHASE domain-containing protein; amino-acid sequence: MFRLGFLIGLIALIGVLISGLVAYRVYHQEISLDDAALQRSVDIHARLVQDRLSERELLTRIIVGLIRRPSLLQGNVLEPLRSSIYAFKTDFVVASWVARVPPAGLTSAEKQLATAGFSRPKIRDAEDQVLNLASITQPTDVLMDVEPRNDETLTFPGRTLDQHPVLGPLLARAALEGKPLCSDPLVLMRTNGPVGVVLVAPVTQDGSSSVAGFIMFSYRIAPLILANEDTSPFDVVLRDPRELSKELKADPQGMVTAVTARQDPATPMLRRIVSFGGKDWALGYYPKNNSRARGEELAAIVAIIGVALTSIICGLFGYVIYNNIRLSREIEVRIGFENRLTAVIGELNHRVKNILAVIQSIVTRTLRHGTDVDSARELLIGRIHAMSNVVSLLSDSQWQGVKLRGLLESRAIPHAERIALSGPDIAVSPRAAQSLSLLFFELASHADEGLSLVGKHPNISAQWHVMGQGKDAIFDFRWEEFNTSAATRRPDSDFGVILLDRVAPEALGGASKRYFTDVSYVYELTAPMETVVDQAELDRTDRLAAPVNTGKRK
- a CDS encoding sigma-70 family RNA polymerase sigma factor → MPLTNQLRDDMLACVPSLRAFAISLSGNGDRADDLVQETLLRALANIESFQPGSNMPAWLFTILRNLFRSDYRKRRREVEDADGSYAKTLKSQPGQSHHLEFEEFRVALEKLPQDQKEALILVGASGFSYEDAAAICGCAVGTIKSRVNRARSKLSNLLYVEGADDFGPDNTVRAVIGGR
- a CDS encoding NepR family anti-sigma factor, which translates into the protein MNDPKRKPSTGKPGGLNAEIQSRIGHQLRAMYDDVVRQGVPDRFAELIRKLDTADAGDLVTKNDRRD
- a CDS encoding response regulator; this translates as MSRSQVVAEHLPLLRRYARALSGNQASGDAYVAAMLEALLQDQSLLDEKNGPRVGLFRLFTQIWNSVAINDGADASVASIPSERRLSNITPLPRQAFLLLSLEGFSEDEVSFILDTSVAEIRQLTDAAGRELAAEIATDVLIIEDETFIAMDLESLVKNLGHNVIGVARTHSDAIALAKSHRPGLILADIQLADGSSGLDAVNELLRVFEVPVVFITAYPERFLTGERPEPAFLISKPFQPAMVSAVASQALFFQRNSRNRAGKVAAS